The following are encoded in a window of Thunnus albacares chromosome 9, fThuAlb1.1, whole genome shotgun sequence genomic DNA:
- the LOC122989181 gene encoding duodenase-1-like, protein MMHGLHTFLLFLLLACLGRNTLESEIINGKKVPDNLMLYMASVQNNRGHVCGGFLISEDFVVTAAHCNDSNPTSVVLGTHNLKKVNDMMRYNVTRCKHPSYQNVRSGNDIMLLKLSRKARLDKRVQPIQLPKTEMKIKDKAKCRVAGWGRMGKELGRVDVLHFVDVPIINLNVCKTEWDQINFKLPEHVICAGGYDTDKGICQGDSGGPLVCSGMAVGVVSFNMKRNCDYPNVPNVYTDISKNLHWIKKILKKKKC, encoded by the exons ATGATGCATGGTCTGCatacatttctgctttttcttctcCTGGCATGTCTTGGACGAAACA CGCTGGAGAGTGAAATCATAAATGGGAAAAAGGTCCCGGACAACTTAATGCTGTATATGGCCTCTGTACAGAACAACAGAGGTCATGTATGTGGAGGATTCCTTATCAGTGAGGATTTTGTAGTCACTGCAGCGCACTGCAATGACTC GAATCCTACAAGTGTTGTTCTTGGCACCCACAATCTCAAGAAGGTTAATGACATGATGAGATACAATGTAACGAGATGCAAACATCCATCTTACCAGAATGTCCGATCTGGAAATGACATCATGCTCCTCAAA CTGTCTAGGAAAGCTCGACTGGACAAGAGAGTACAACCAATTCAGCTTCCAAAGACtgagatgaaaataaaagataaagcaAAGTGTCGTGTAGCTGGATGGGGTCGCATGGGAAAAGAACTTGGACGTGTTGATGTGCTGCATTTCGTGGATGTGCCTATCATTAACCTGAATGTCTGCAAGACGGAATGGGATCAAATTAATTTTAAGCTTCCTGAACATGTTATTTGTGCGGGTGGATATGACACAGACAAAGGAATCTGTCAG GGTGATTCTGGTGGCCCTCTGGTGTGTAGTGGGATGGCAGTGGGTGTTGTATCCTTTAACATGAAACGAAACTGTGACTACCCAAATGTACCCAACGTCTATACAGACATATCAAAAAACCTTCACTGGATCAAAAAAATTCTCAAGAAAAAGAAGTGTTAA
- the LOC122988312 gene encoding duodenase-1-like, producing MYVLRKILLFHVLMCLGQNALGSEIIHGEKAPENSLLYMASVQSSGSHICGGVLISEDFVLTAAHCDVNPTNVVLGTHNLRKAGRRRIKIVKKCKHPSYENIAYGNDIMLLKLSRGVQLGKSIQPIPLPSSDIDLQENQMCLVAGWGKVRTDGGTVDELREVNVSIINPEVCRKRWLPYANIPHNIICAGGYGTDKGFCQGDSGGPLVCNGMAVGVVSFNKGRNCDYPDVPNVFTDISKHVSWINKIVTKKNC from the exons ATGTATGTTCTGCGCAAGATTCTGctttttcatgtcttaatgTGCCTCGGACAAAATG CACTTGGGAGTGAAATCATACATGGGGAAAAGGCCCCAGAGAACTCCCTGCTGTATATGGCCTCGGTACAGAGCTCTGGAAGTCATATATGTGGAGGAGTCCTCATCAGTGAAGACTTTGTACTCACAGCTGCGCACTGTGACGT GAATCCTACAAATGTTGTTCTTGGCACCCACAATCTCAGAAAGGCTGGCAGGAGAAGGATAAAAATTGTGAAGAAATGCAAACATCCATCTTATGAAAATATTGCATATGGGAATGACATCATGCTCCTCAAA ctgTCTAGAGGAGTTCAACTGGGCAAAAGCATACAACCGATTCCACTTCCAAGTTCTGATATCGACCTTCAGGAAAACCAAATGTGTCTTGTAGCTGGATGGGGTAAAGTGAGAACTGATGGTGGCACTGTTGATGAGCTGAGAGAGGTGAATGTGTCGATCATTAACCCAGAAGTCTGTAGGAAGAGATGGCTTCCCTATGCCAATATTCCTCACAATATTATCTGTGCAGGTGGATATGGTACAGACAAAGGATTCTGccag GGTGATTCTGGTGGTCCTCTGGTGTGCAATGGGATGGCAGTTGGTGTTGTGTCTTTCAACAAGGGCAGAAACTGTGACTACCCAGATGTACCCAACGTCTTTACAGACATATCAAAACACGTTTCCTGGATCAATAAGATTGTCACGAAAAAGAATTGCTAA
- the LOC122988315 gene encoding duodenase-1-like: MHRLYKFLLCHVLTCLGKKARGSEIIHGEKAKENSLLYMASVQNNNGHVCGGFLITEDFVVTAAHCDRLELTSIVLGTHNLRRADHERRDIKQRYKHPAFVNEGNGNDIMLLKLARKAQLNNRVQTIQLPKSEMDIKENVTCHVAGWGATRTSGGTVDELREVDVSIINLQVCKEKWPGLPANVICAGGTNKGFCQGDSGGPLVCNDMAVGVVSFNRNFDCDYPDVPNVYVDISKHLPWINTILKGTKHYE, from the exons ATGCATCGTCTGTACAAATTTCTGCTTTGTCATGTTCTGACATGTCTAGGTAAGA AAGCACGTGGGAGCGAAATCATACATGGGGAAAAGGCCAAGGAGAACTCATTGCTGTATATGGCCTCGGTGCAGAACAACAATGGTCATGTATGTGGAGGATTCCTCATCACTGAGGACTTTGTAGTAACTGCTGCCCACTGTGACCGATT GGAACTTACAAGCATTGTTCTCGGCACCCACAATCTCAGGAGGGCTGATCATGAAAGAAGAGACATCAAACAGAGATACAAACACCCAGCTTTTGTGAATGAAGGAAATGGTAATGACATCATGCTCCTTAAG ctgGCACGGAAAGCTCAATTGAACAACCGAGTACAAACAATTCAACTTCCAAAATCTGAAATGGACATAAAAGAAAACGTAACATGTCATGTAGCTGGATGGGGTGCCACGAGAACTAGTGGTGGCACTGTTGATGAGCTGAGAGAGGTGGATGTGTCGATCATTAACCTGCAAGTCTGTAAGGAGAAATGGCCTGGTCTTCCTGCCAATGTTATCTGTGCAGGTGGTACAAACAAAGGATTCTGTCAG GGTGATTCTGGTGGTCCTCTGGTGTGCAATGATATGGCAGTTGGTGTTGTGTCTTTCAATAGGAACTTCGACTGTGACTACCCAGATGTACCCAACGTCTATGTGGACATATCAAAACATCTCCCCTGGATCAATACGATTCTCAAAGGCACAAAACATTATGAGTAG
- the LOC122989109 gene encoding duodenase-1-like — translation MSQTKWHPMSVVLGTNNLRKVVNDTMRYNVTKYKHADYVDILSGNDIMLLKLSRKAHLGKKPIKPIKLPSHHMNLKGIKKCSVAGWGFTRTGGQIVDELQVVDVPIIKQEVCRKMWHKLPAEVICAGGYGTKKGFCQGDSGGPLVWKRKFAVGVVSFNYNHNCKYPDVPNIYTDISKFIPWINVFLKKNNS, via the exons ATGTCTCAGACAAAATG GCATCCTATGAGTGTTGTTCTTGGCACCAACAATCTCAGGAAGGTTGTTAATGACACAATGAGATACAATGTAACAAAATACAAGCATGCAGATTATGTGGATATCCTATCTGGGAATGACATCATGCTCCTCAAA ctgTCTAGGAAAGCTCACCTGGGCAAAAAACCAATTAAGCCCATAAAGCTTCCAAGTCATCATATGAACCTAAAAGGAATCAAAAAGTGCAGTGTAGCAGGATGGGGTTTCACAAGGACTGGTGGTCAAATTGTTGATGAGCTGCAAGTGGTGGATGTTCCTAtcattaaacaggaagtgtgtcGGAAGATGTGGCATAAGCTTCCTGCTGAGGTCATCTGTGCAGGTGGATATGGGACAAAGAAAGGATTTTGTCAG GGTGATTCTGGTGGCCCTCTGGTGTGGAAAAGAAAGTTTGCAGTTGGTGTTGTTTCTTTCAACTATAACCATAACTGTAAATACCCAGATGTACCAAACATCTATACAGACATATCAAAATTTATTCCCTGGATCAATGTGTTTCTCAAGAAAAACAATTCTTGA